The Coregonus clupeaformis isolate EN_2021a chromosome 3, ASM2061545v1, whole genome shotgun sequence genome includes a region encoding these proteins:
- the LOC121537878 gene encoding protocadherin gamma-A11-like, whose translation MEFIGLLQPKRWRLCGLRWQVLILLLYLNHIVRGQIRYSIPEEMKKGSLIGNVAQDLGLDLKRLRAGRARIVTGESIQYTELKTDKGILVVSERIDREQLCGDVTPCSFSFEMILENPIELHRVVVEILDVNDHAPTFQNSDLKLEISESATIGARFILENAEDPDVGVNDLQKYVLTPNDNFVLKQLANPDGSKYAEMILQKPLDREEHPRLSLKLIAVDGGNPQRSGTVNIEITVLDVNDNAPVFNQSVYRATVMENAPKGTYITTVNASDADSGSNGHITYSFSKLKGSIADIFVIDKDTGIISVLGHIDFEKDKKYEIRVEAKDQGGFTDTSQIVIDVIDVNDNAPVINVMSFSSPVSEGAPPGTTIAVIHVKDGDSERNGQITCTINTNLPFKIKSSITSYYNLISDKGFDRETTPEYNITITATDSGSPPLSSARQLHLRISDVNDNAPLFHQSSYSVYVTENNSPGMSIFTVSARDSDWNQNARISYLLEDTQISGTPVSTYISINSETGVLHAVRSFDYEQIKQLKLVVKAQDGGSPPLSSNVSVNILIQDHNDNAPQVLYPVQTSSSLMAEMVPRSADVGYLVTKVVAVDVDSGQNAWLSYKLQKATDSALFEVGLQNGEIRTIRQVNDKDAVKQRLTVVVEDNGQPSRSATVNVNVAVADSFPEVLSEFTDFTHDKEYNDNITFYLVLALAVVSFLFITCLVVIISVKIYRWRQSRILYHSNLPVIPYYPPRYADTLGTGTLQRVYNYEVCRTTDSRKSDCKFARPCSQNVLIMDPSSSGTMQRLQSEKNILDEPDSPLERLGCSLFAILQR comes from the exons ATGGAATTTATAGGACTTCTTCAACCTAAAAGATGGCGTTTGTGTGGACTGCGGTGGCAAGTACTTATTTTACTCCTTTATCTCAATCATATTGTCAGAGGCCAAATCCGGTATTCCATTCCAGAGGAGATGAAGAAAGGCTCTCTTATCGGTAATGTTGCTCAAGACCTGGGGTTGGATTTGAAACGGCTCCGAGCTGGCCGGGCCCGTATCGTGACCGGAGAAAGCATTCAGTACACAGAGCTGAAGACAGACAAAGGGATTCTAGTCGTGAGTGAGAGAATAGACCGAGAGCAGCTTTGTGGCGACGTCACaccgtgtagcttcagcttcgaAATGATTTTAGAAAACCCTATTGAACTGCATCGCGTTGTTGTGGAAATTCTTGATGTGAATGATCATGCCCCCACCTTCCAAAATAGTGACTTAAAATTGGAAATAAGTGAGTCAGCCACAATAGGTGCGCGCTTTATATTAGAGAACGCAGAAGACCCCGATGTAGGCGTAAATGATTTACAGAAATATGTATTAACACCAAATGACAATTTTGTTTTAAAACAACTTGCCAATCCAGATGGTAGTAAGTACGCTGAGATGATTCTTCAGAAACCGTTAGACAGAGAGGAGCATCCTCGTCTCTCTTTAAAGCTAATCGCTGTAGACGGTGGAAATCCGCAGAGATCTGGCACAGTAAATATAGAGATCACTGTCTTAGATGTGAATGACAATGCGCCTGTGTTTAACCAGTCAGTGTACAGGGCTACTGTGATGGAAAATGCACCAAAGGGAACCTATATTACAACCGTGAATGCAAGTGATGCAGACAGTGGATCGAATGGACATATAACGTATAGCTTTTCAAAATTGAAGGGGAGCATAGCGGATATATTTGTCATAGATAAGGACACAGGAATCATATCAGTTTTGGGGCATATCGATTTTGAAAAAGATAAGAAATATGAAATTAGAGTAGAAGCTAAAGACCAGGGCGGATTCACAGACACCAGCCAAATTGTAATAGATGTTATTGATGTCAATGACAACGCACCAGTTATAAACGTCATGTCTTTCTCCAGCCCTGTGTCTGAAGGTGCTCCTCCTGGAACTACGATAGCCGTTATACATGTAAAAGACGGGGATTCCGAGAGGAACGGACAGATTACATGCACTATAAATACTAATCTCCCGTTCAAGATAAAATCGTCGATAACAAGTTATTACAATTTGATCTCTGATAAAGGTTTTGACCGAGAAACGACACCAGAATACAACATAACTATAACAGCGACAGATTCTGGTTCGCCTCCTCTCTCAAGTGCCAGGCAATTACACCTTAGAATCTCTGACGTAAATGACAATGCTCCATTGTTTCATCAGAGCTCATACTCCGTTTACGTGACAGAGAATAACTCTCCTGGAATGTCCATATTTACTGTCAGCGCGCGGGACTCTGACTGGAATCAAAACGCCAGAATCTCGTACCTCTTGGAGGACACGCAGATCAGTGGAACTCCAGTCTCTACTTATATATCCATTAATTCAGAAACTGGAGTTTTACATGCGGTGCGCTCCTTTGATTATGAGCAAATAAAACAGCTTAAACTCGTGGTTAAGGCGCAAGATGGAGGCTCTCCTCCACTCAGTAGCAATGTGAGTGTCAACATATTAATTCAAGACCATAATGACAACGCGCCTCAGGTTCTTTACCCAGTCCAGACTAGCAGCTCTCTGATGGCTGAAATGGTGCCTCGTTCAGCAGATGTAGGCTATCTTGTGACTAAAGTGGTGGCTGTTGATGTGGACTCTGGACAGAATGCCTGGCTCTCGTACAAACTACAGAAAGCCACGGATAGTGCGCTGTTTGAAGTTGGTTTACAGAATGGGGAAATAAGAACTATACGCCAAGTCAATGATAAAGATGCTGTGAAACAAAGGCTCACTGTTGTAGTGGAAGACAACGGGCAGCCCTCTCGTTCAGCTACAGTCAATGTTAACGTGGCGGTGGCGGACAGCTTCCCTGAAGTGCTCTCGGAGTTCACTGACTTTACGCACGACAAGGAATACAATGACAACATTACTTTTTATTTAGTCTTGGCTTTGGCTGTAGTCTCATTTCTGTTCATCACATGTTTAGTGGTTATTATATCAGTGAAAATATACAGATGGAGACAGTCTCGCATCCTCTATCATTCCAATCTCCCGGTTATTCCGTATTATCCACCGCGTTACGCAGACACTTTGGGGACAGGAACTTTACAGCGCGTTTACAATTACGAGGTGTGCAGGACGACTGACTCCAGAAAGAGTGACTGTAAGTTCGCCAGACCTTGTAGTCAGAACGTACTGATAATGGACCCCAGTTCTTCAGGGACGATGCAGCGGCTGCAGAGTGAAAAGAACATCCTGGATGAACCAGACTCCCCACTAGAG AGGTTGGGTTGCTCTCTCTTCGCAATATTGCAGCGTTAG